From the genome of uncultured Bacteroides sp.:
ACGCTTGATGGTTCCTTATTTCTTTATTTCTGCAGCAATTGCTCTGCTGAATTTTGGTTTGGGACTCTTTATGCCGGTAAAACGGGTGGTAGACTGGCGTTATCTTCTAGAGATTCTTTACACAAATGTTGGTGGATCGGCAGTATTTCTTTGGTTCATGTATACTTTGTTTGTGGTGTTCTTGATTTCGGCTCTCTGCATGAAATTAAAAGGTGGGATAACTATTTTAGGAATCCTTTCTGTAATTCTCTATTTTATTCCACTTCCACAAATATTCTATTTATCATTTGTCCATTCATTCATTATCTATTTCTGGGCAGGAATAATTCTATTTCTACTGACTGACAAGGAAAAGCTCCGCCCTTCATTAGCTCACTCAATTTTTGCAATTATAATATTGACTTTGGCTTATGGAAGAAGAGATTTTGTTGATACTGAGAATCTTAAACAGTTTTTGAATCTTATTTGTGGTTTATCCGGTAGCTATATGGTTATCTGTATTGCTCACGAAATTCAAAAATCAAGTAACAACTGGTTAATGTCTTTAGGCAAATATAGCGCTTATATCTATTTACTTCATATGGCCGGAGTTTATTCAGTAAGAATGGTCTATGAAAAAATGGGTTTATTTACCCCCGTTACATATTCTATAGCTTTGGCTCTGGCAGTAATAGCAGGTCTTGTACTTCCTGTAATTCTAACAAAGTATGTAATTAATAAAAATAAGTCATTAACTTTTTTAATGGGAGGAAACTAAGAAATGAATCTTTCACTTTTTATAGCTCGAAGAATATATTCTGGTAAAGAGGTTCAGAAGCAAGTCTCAAAGCCAGCTGTGCGCATTGCTACGATTGGTATTGCGATTGGACTGGCTGTAATGATTATTTCTGTAGGAGTAGTTATAGGCTTTAAAAATGAAATTAAAAGTAAAGTAGTAGGGTTTGGTTCGCATATTCAGGTTAGCAACTTCGATTCATCTCTTTCTTACGAAACGCGCCCGGTTGTTACGAATGATAGCTTAATAAAAGTCCTCTCTTCCATACCTGGTATAAAACATGTGCAGAGATATTCTACAAAGCCAGGAATGATAAAGACTGATAATGCTTTTCAGGGAATGGTCCTGAAAGGAGTGGGGCAGGAGTTTGATCCTACATTCTTCCGCCATAATCTGGTAGAAGGAGAAGTCCCTGCTTTTTCAGATTCAGCTTCATCAAATGAGGTGCTTATCTCTAAATCTTTGGCAAATAAGCTAAACTTAAAGTTAGGCGACAAGATCTATACTTATTATATTCAAAGCGAGGTTCGCGCTCGCAGATTCACAATTAAGGGGATATATCAAACCAATTTCTCTGAATATGATAACCTGTTTCTGCTGACGGATATCAGAACTGTAAACCATTTAAATCAGTGGGAACCCGAACAAGCTACCGGAATGGAGCTTCAGATTACCGACTATGATCAGCTGGATAAAGTGGCATATAATGTGTATCAGCATGTAGATAAAGAAGTTGATAAATATGGTGGTGTTTATTATACGCAGACTATAGAACAACTTAATCCATCTGTTTTTGCATGGCTTAGTTTGCTTGATATGAATGTATGGGTTATCCTGATTTTAATGGTTGGTGTAGCCGGATTTACAATGATTTCGGGTTTGCTGATTATCATTCTGGAGAGAACAAACATGATTGGGATTCTGAAAGCACTTGGTGCTAAGAACTTCAGTATTCGCGAGATATTCCTTTATTTCTCAGTCTTTTTAATAGGCAAAGGTATGCTTTGGGGAAATATAGTAGGATTACTATTCTGTTTTGTTCAGTCTAAATTCCATCTATTCAGGTTAGAACCCGAAACATATTATATTGACCATGTGCCAGTGGAGTTTAATGTCTGGCTGTTCCTTTTAATAAATGCAGGAACATTTATTGCTTCAGTCTTGATGTTAGTTGGGCCTTCTTATCTCATTTCAAAGATTAATCCGGCAAAATCCATTCAATTTGAATAATAGAGATACTATTATAAATTTATTGGTGAATGGTTGCCCAACCATTCACCAATAAATTAAATCCATTCACCAATAATTTAAGAGGCAAACCCCAATGCTTTTCGTATAGAATAACGGGCTATTTTTTATCTTCTCATATAGTCACCTTTTCCCCGGATTGTTCTGAATAATTTGAACTTTAATACATCAAGAGGTTGAACTATATCAAATATTGGTAACGTAAGATAATATTTTCTTTCTTCTAAATCAGTGGCTGTTTTATTGATAATAACAATCTGCATTATATATCGAAGAATGTACACTAGGATTGCTAAGCCTAGCACAACCCATTGCTTGTCAATAATACCAATTGCAATTGTTCCGACAACAGTAGCGATAAATAGCAGGCGAGAAGTTGTTTCAAAACCTAATAAGTAGCGTTGAGCGCCATGGAAAAAGTGTGAAGTTGCCAGATAACTAACTTTCTCTTCTTTCCAGCTTTTATATCCATATGATGGCTCCATTCTTATAACAGACCCCGGAGAAGTTTCAACTTTTGTGTTATAAGGTGTTGCTACTTCGTTTATAAACAAGTCATCGTCACCCCGTTGTAAGTTTAGGTGTGAAGAGAATCCTTTGTTTTTAAAGAATAACTCTTTTCTGTAAGCCATATTTCGTCCAATACCCATATATGGTTTATCTATAAGTGCGAATCCTAGAAAGCGCATTGACATAAACAGGTTAGTGAATGAAGCCTTTCTATAGAACCATCCATTATTTTGCTCATATCCGCTATATCCTAAAACTATTTCTGTGTGTGGCGTGAAATTTCTGGCCATTAGTCTTAACCACTCCTTGCTAGCCGGACGGCAATCGGCATCTGTAAATACTAGCCAATCATACTTACTAGCCTTAATTCCTACAGTGAGTGCCAGTTTTTTTCTACTGATGTAACGGGCACCATCGGGTGTAAATGTATGATATAAATTGGTGTATTGTTCTTCAAGAATTGTCAGTACATCTTCACTTTCATCTGTTGAGCCATCATTAATAACGATAACTTCAAAATTAGGATAATCTTGTTCCAGAATGGAAGGTAGATATTTCCTGAGATTCTCAGATTCATTACGTGCGCTGATAATTACAGAGATAGGAGGAAGATCTGCTTCGTATATTAAATCTCCTGCATTTACAGCTTTGTTGTGAACATGTAATTGGTTGTATAGACTGAAATAGTAGATTATTTGTATAATTAGTAATATACCTATAGAGGCTAATAATATTATCTCGACTATATTAAAGGTAAATAAGTCCATTGCGTATTTTCTGTTTATTTATTGCTGCAAAATTACATTAAATATTGGAATTAATAGATATAGAATTTTTCTTTTTAAACATAAAGTATATCTTTTGAAATCATTTTTTTTGCTAAAAAAAGGGATGCCTTTTGGACATCCCTTATTCGTTTATTTATCGAAGTTAAATTAGCTCATCAGAAGTGTATCCTTGAGGAAGAGCTCTGCAATTATAACCAGAAGCCATAATTTCACCGTATGCACCGGCCGAACGAAGAGCAAAGAGATCTCCTCTTTTCACTTTGTTAATATCCAGTGCCTTGCCAAATACATCAGAAGACTCACAAATTGGACCTACAACATCATACTTCTCCATTGGCTCTTCAGATGTTATGTTTTCAATTTTATGGTAAGCCTGATATAAAGCTGGGCGAATAAGATCTGTCATACCACCATCTAGAATGGCGAATTGCTTATTTGCTCCTTGTTTTACATATAACACTTTGCTTATTAAACTGCCACATTGTCCAACAACTGAACGTCCTAATTCAAAATGCAATGATTGTGAAGGGCGTAATTTCAAGTGTTTATGGAATGTTGCAAAATATGCAGCAAAATCAGGAATAGATTGTCTGTTAGGATGTTGGTAATCAATACCCAGTCCACCGCCAACATTTATATGTTCAACAATAATACGGCGTTGATACATGTGTTCCTGTATTTCGTTTACACGATTACAAAGTCCCACAAAGTCGCCCATATCAAGGATCTGTGAACCAATATGGAAATGTAATCCTAACAACTTAACATTAGGAAGTGCATTGACAGCATCTAAAACATTATCCAGATCTTCAAGATTAATACCAAACTTATTCTCCTTTAGTCCGGTAGTAATATTAGCATGCGTATGTGCTCCTACATTTGGATTAATACGCAAAGCTATTGAAGCAATTTTACCTTTAGCACCAGCAAGTTCGTTGATAACTTCAAGCTCTGGTATAGATTCTACGTTAAAACAGAATATTCCATAATCTAATCCTAGATTAATTTCCCAGTCGGCTTTACCAACACCTGCAAAAACAATTTTAGAAGCAGGAAATCCAGCTTTAATTGCAGCACGAATCTCGCCACCGCTAACGCAATCTGCGCCTAAATAGTTCTCACGAATAATTGAGAGAACTTTCGGATTAGCATTTGCTTTTACGGCATAGTGTACAATATAATTGCCATACTTCTTTGCCTCGTTATTTACACAATTAAGTGTGTCCCTTAATACCTTTGTATCGTAGAAATAGAAAGGAGTTTCCATCTCACGAAATTTATCTATTGGGAAGGTCCCTTTCATACAAATTTGCTATTATTTATTATTGAAAAGTACATTACTTAATGATTGTAATGCTTCTTTTTTATCAGATTCGCGAATAAGGAATGATATATTGTGATTACTACCACCAAATGAAATCATTCTAACCGGTATGTTACTCATTGCATCAAGTGCAGTAGCTTCAAATCCAACATTTTCCCATTCCAGGTCACCAACAACACATACAATACACATATCTTTGTCTACTGTAACTGTACCATATTTCTTCAAATCATCAAGAATTTCCGGCAAGTGTTTTATATTGTCTATCGATACTGAAACTCCAACTTCCGATGTACAAACCATATCAATAGAAGTCTGGTAGCTTTCAAATATCTCGAATACCTTGCGAAGGAATCCGTGTGCTAGCAACATACGGCTTGATTTGACTTTGATTGCTGTGATATTATCTTTTGCTGCAACAGCTTTGATTTTATTCTTTTCGGTTTCGTTAGAAATCAATGTACCAGGAGCTGATGGTTCCATGGTATTCAGTAAACGAACCGGAATGTTAGCATATTTAGCAGGTTGCACACAAGTTGGGTGAAGAATCTTTGCACCGAAATAAGCAAGCTCGGCAGCTTCTTCAAAATGTAGTTGACGAACAGGAGCAGTTTTATCAACTACACGAGGGTCGTTATTGTGGAGACCATCAATATCAGTCCAGATTTGAATTTCAGAAGCATCAATAGCTGCACCGATTAATGAAGCGGTATAATCACTACCTCCACGTTGCAAGTTATCAATTTCACCGTATGCATTTCTACAGATGAAACCTTGTGTGATATAAATATCTGCATCAGGATAAAGTTCTAGCTGAATCTGAAGTTTTTCTTTAATGTATAAAGGATCTGGCTCTGCATTCTTGTCTGTACGCATATATTCCAATGCTGGAAGTAATACAGATTTTACTCCACATTCACATAGGTAATTATTAACCATAGCAGTGGATATTAATTCACCTTGAGCAAGAACAACTTTTTCTTCAAAAAGTGTAAACAGATCTTTGGTGTAAGAACGGATATAATCAAAATGGGATTTAATAATTTCCAATCCTTTCTGTTTATATTCAGCAGTAGAATAAAGTTCATCAACGTGTTGTTTATACTTTCTTTCCAGATTGTTGATGATCTCGTTTGCGCCATCCGGATTCTTTTTATATAAGTAATCCGAGATTTCAACTAAAGTATTTGTTGTGCCAGACATTGCTGAAAGCACTACTATTTTCTTCTCACCATCGGTTATTAATTTGGCTACCTCTTTCATCCGCTCGGCAGAACCAACGGAAGTACCTCCAAACTTTAAAACTTTCATCTTCTTTACACTATTAAATTGTTAATTTATTCTTTATCCGTCTCTTCTTCACTTATAAATTCGGTTTGTGAATAAGTCGTTTCTAATATAGGTTCATTAAAATCCTGAACGTTCTCTTTTTTATGAAAATCGTGAGTGGCATCTTGTAATTGATGATTATCACATTTCAGAACCAGTCCGGGGAAATCTTTGATTAGTTGAATATTATGCGTAGTCATAATCACAGACGACCCTTTGTGGCTGATGCTATGAAGTAACTCCACGATTCTTCTTCCTGTTTCTGCATCCAGATTTCCAGTTGGCTCATCCGCCAGGATAACAGAAGGAGAGTTCAATATAGCTCTGGCAATAACAATACGCTGTTGTTCTCCGCCAGAAAGCTCGTTAGGTAACTTATCACCTTTGGATGTCATTCCTACCTGCTCTAAAACTTCTTGTATACGCTCTTTAATCTCCTGCTTGTTTTTCCAGCCGGTAGCACGCAATACGAATTCCAGATTACTATATACTGTGCGATCTGTAAGTAATTGAAAATCCTGAAAAATGATGCCCAACTTCTTTCTAAGTTGAGGAATATGTTTACGCTTAATTGTTCGTAGGTTATTTCCTAAAACTTCTGCTTCTCCAGAAGCGATACCCAGTTCTCCATAAATAGTTTTTAGTAAGCTCGTTTTTCCAGTGCCTACCTTACCTATAATGTATAAAAAATCACCAGCATTCAACTGCATGTTTACATCTTTAAGTAAGCATGTATCTTGCTGTGCAATTTCTACATTCTGATAGTTAATGAGTAATTCGCTCATATCTTTTTATTCTTTATGTCTTTTCTTAAGCTCACGAGCTAAATCTTCAATGCGATAACCTTTTGAAGTAAGAAGAACAATCAGGTGATAAATCAAATCTGAAGCTTCATATATTAAGCCGTCGTCAGTGCCGTTTGTTGCTTCAATTACAGTCTCGACAGCTTCTTCACCTACTTTCTGAGCCATGCGGTTCACGCCAGAGTTGAATAAAGATGTAGTATATGATTTTTCAGGCATTTCTTCATGGCGTTTATAGATAAAGTCTTGCAAATACTTAAGAAACATGATATCTTCTGTATTTTCTTCGTTCCAGCAAGTATCAGCACCTGTATGGCAAACCGGGCCTACTGGTTTTACCTTAATCAGTAAGGTGTCTTTATCACAATCTTCTTTAATGGAAACAACATTCAGAAAATTTCCACTTTCTTCTCCTTTTGTCCAAAGTCTGTTCTTTGTGCGGCTGAAGAAGGTTACTTTTCCTGTTGCAACAGTTTTTTCATAAGCTTCCTTATTCATAAAACCGAGCATCAGCACTTTAGAAGTGAAATTATCTTGTATAATTGCCGGAATTAATCCATCCATTTTATTAAAATCTAAATCCATGATGTAATATATTAAAATTCATTATTCGACTTGTTATCGTCTGACAGTTATTCCTTGTGCACAAAGATAATCTTTTAATTCGGAAATTTTAATTTCTCCGAAATGAAATACACTGGCTGCCAAAGCAGCATCAGCTTTTCCCAAGGTAAAAGTATCTTTAAAATGTTCCATTGAACCAGCTCCTCCGGAAGCGATGATCGGAATAGGCAAAGATTCAGATAAAAGAGCCAGTGTTTCGTTTGCATATCCATTTTTTACTCCATCATGATTCATGCTGGTAAAAAGTATTTCTCCAGCTCCACGATCAGCAGCTTCTTTGGCCCACGAAATTAGTTCTTTTTCCGTTTCTATTCTTCCTCCGTTCAAGTAACATTTCCAAATATCATCTTGTTGTTTAGCGTCAATAGCAACAACGCATACCTGTGAACCGAAATTTTTAGCGATATCGTTTATTAATTGCGGGTTTCGGATTGCAGAAGAGTTAATCGATACTTTGTCGGCACCTGCATTTAGCAAACGGTCTACATCCTTTATTTCATTAATTCCTCCACCAACAGTAAATGGAATGCTAATGTTTGCGGCAACCCGTTTTACAAGATCGGTAAAAGTTTTCCGTCCTTCATGGCTAGCAGTAATGTCCAGAAAAACCAGTTCATCTGCACCTTGTTCGCTATAAGCCCGTCCTAGTTCTACCGGATCTCCGGCTTCACGCAGATTGACGAAATTTGTACCTTTTACGGTTGTTCCGTTCTTGATATCCAGACAAGGTATAATTCTTTTCGCTAACATACTATATAAATATCTTTAAGTCCTTAAGTTGAATATTACCTTCATAAAGCGCTTTCCCAAAAATTACAGAGGGAACTTTTGCTTCTTCAAGTTTTATAATATCATCAATACAGCTAACTCCTCCGCTTGCAATTAAGTAGAGTGAAGGAAATTCTTTTAGTATTTCTTTATAGAGATCAGTAGATGGTCCTTGTAACATTCCATCACACTCTATATCCGTACAAATTACCTTTTTAATCCCTTTTTTAATATATTGATCAAGAAAAGGCATAAGTTCAACATCTGTACCTTCTTTCCATCCGCCTACTGCAATTTTTTTATCTTTGACGTCTGCTCCAAGTATAATTTTGTCACTTCCATATTTACTGATCCATTCAGAAAACAGTTCAGGCTCTTTTACGGCAATACTTCCACCGGTAATCATTTGAGCTCCGCTGCTGAAAGCAATATCCAGGTCTTCATCACTTTTAATTCCACCACCAAAGTCTATGATTAAAGATGTTTGAGATGCAATTTTTTCCAGAATACGATAATTGACAATATGATGAGATTTAGCTCCGTCAAGGTCAACAACATGAAGTCGGCGAATACCATTTGCTTCAAATTCCTTTGCAACCTCAACAGGGTTCTCATTATATATTTTTTTGCTATCATAATCACCTTTGGAAAGGCGGACGCATTTTCCTTCAATAATATCAATAGCAGGAATGATTTCAATCATATTCTATAATTTATAATGGTAAGTTGATGAAGTTTTCTAATATGCGTTCTCCTACTTTTCCACTTTTTTCCGGGTGAAACTGAGTGGCATAAAAGTTATCTTTTTGTAATGACGCGCTAAACGGAAGTATATAATCTGTTGTAGCTATAGTAAATTCGTTAACAGGAACATAAAAGCTATGCACAAAGTAAACAAATTCCTCTTTGGTAAATCCTTTGTAAAGATCGCCCTTTACATCACAGATCGTATTCCATCCCATGTGCGGAACTTTATCTTCATGCTTTTCAGGATGGAAAAGTTTTACTTCAGTAGGGAAGATGTTCAGGCAATCTGCGTTGCCTTCTTCTGAATGGCTACACATAAGCTGCATACCCAGACAAATACCTAAAACCGATTGCTTTAAATCAACAATCAGTTTATCCAGACCGTTGGCTTTTAAATATTGCATAGTTGTTGCAGCTTCACCAACTCCCGGAAAAATTACTTTATCAGCTTTAGCCAGAATCTCTTTATCGGCAGTTACTACTGCATTTATGCCCAAACGGCGTAAAGCATGATCTACCGAATAGATGTTTCCTGCATTATATTTTACAATAGCTATATTCATTTATCTTTAACTAAAGATTACAGTTTTATTCTTATAAGCCAGAACTTTACGTTCAATATGTTTTTGTACTGCACGTGAAAGGACAATCTTTTCAAGATCCTTTCCTTTATTAACCAAATCTTCCACAGTATCCTTGTGAGTGATACGAACTACATCCTGTTCAAGAATAGGACCGGCATCAAGCTCAGTGGTAACATAGTGACTGGTTGCACCAATAATTTTCACTCCTCTTTCAAAAGCAGCATGATAAGGTTTAGCACCTACGAATGCAGGAAGGAAAGAGTGGTGGATATTGATAATTCTGTTAGGATAAGAATTGATCATGTTTTCAGATATTACCTGCATATATCTCGCTAAAACAATAAAGTTCACTTTATGTTTAGCAAGAAGTTCCATTTCTTTAGCTTCCTGTTCGGCTTTAGTTTCCTTAGTTATAGGGAAAAGGTAGAACGGAATACCAAATTTATCTGCTACATGTTGCAAGTTAGGGTGATTACTTATAATAAGAGGAATTTCCACATTCCATTCACCGTTAGCATAACGTGCAAGCATATCAAACAAGCAGTGAGACATTTTAGAAACAAATATCGCCATGCGTGGTTTAACATCCGAGAAATATAGACGGAAGTTCATCTCATACTTCTGAGCGTACAAAGTATCAAAGTAATCTTCTATTTTTTCTCTTGGAATAAGAAAATCGCTTAGTTCCCACTCAATTCTCATAAAGAAAATGTTTTCAATATGATCAACGTACTGATCAAGATAAACAATATTTCCTTTATTAATCGTAATAAAATCTGTTACTGCGGATATAATCCCCGGTTTATCGGGACAGTGAAGTAACAACTTTGCGGTATTTTTGTTTGCTTGCATCTTATTTATCATTAGTTATCATTATGAGTTCGCAAAAATAGCGAATTATTGCCAAAGAATGAATTATTAAAGCAAGAAGTTTGTATTAAATGTTATTGTTTGTCACTTCGTACTGAATAAAACATGCTTTTACGAGACTAAAATGAATAAAAAATGAGTTTTTTTTCTTTTAGTACTTGCAAGAATGAAAAAAATGTCTACCTTTGCATCCGCAATCAGAAATGATAGCAATACAAAATACTGGTGCGTTAGTTCAGTTGGTTAGAATACATGCCTGTCACGCATGGGGTCACGAGTTCGAGTCTCGTACGCACCGCCAAAGTTAAATTTGTATTTGCAATCATAATTGATAGTGTTTTTTATTGAAATATTGGTGCGTTAGTTCAGTTGGTTAGAATACATGCCTGTCACGCATGGGGTCACGAGTTCGAGTCTCGTACGCACCGCCAAGAAAAGCTCTGAAAACTTTGTTTTTGGGGCTTTTTTGTTTTATTCTCAATTTACAATACAATATGAATTGTATTGGTATAAACTCTTTATCTATTACTCTTCCAATTTGTGAATACAATAATTGATGATAGGTTCAGAAGAGGGCTTGCCATCTCCCAAAGCAAATTCTATAGGTGACATTTTAATCAAACTCAATTTTTTATCATTGTACTCAGCGTTATAAATAAAGAGTCGCTCTATTTTATGAGGAATATTTTGAAATACTTTTCCGGTCTCAGTTTTACCATGCTCATAAATCTTATTTCCTCTGTGGGCGAGTATGAAATTAATGATGCGATATTTAAATGTTTTTCTTATTGACAGAGATAGTGATAATACTTCTTTGTTATTACTAATAACCTTTAATCTGATTTTTCCATTGCATTCTACTATACTAATATTGGCAGGAATAACTTTGTCGAAGGAGTGATATTTCTCAAAAATGTGAATTGCTTGATAAGAGCTGATATAGCAGATTTTTTCTCCTGTATACATAAGCAGCCATATTTCGCACATATTCTTAATATCGGATGGATTGCTTGCCCAGTTTATAATCCATATACTACAATTATTAAAATGAATTCCGGGGATCATATACCCTTTGTAATCTTCTAATTTCATATTTAATTAAGTTATTATATTAAACTATATATTTCTATTTATACTTATTTAAAAAAACGCTATATTTATAACTTTTTATCTTATGGCAAAGATAAGAAGATGAGCAACCATAATGCAATGGTGATTTATCACTGTTTTATAAAGGAATGTGTATAGTGTGCAATAAAATTAATGATTGGGAGCAATACAAGCCTTATATAGATATATTATCTGAGGTAAGTAATGGATGTGTTTTTATTGTTGAGTTCAATAAGGAACTCAAGTATATTTCATCTAATTTTGCAACCTTTTTTGGCTATGATCTGGAAAAGGTAAATACCCCCGAACTTAACTATAATTTTTTAGAAACTCGTATTCATCCTGATGATTATGAAACGTTTCAGGTTATACAAAACAGGCTTGTTAGTAAGTGGTATGAGCAGCCATTTGAAAAGCGTTTAGATTATAGACATGTATATGAATTGAGAGTTCTTAATTCAGAAAACAAATATGTACGCGTTATATATCAAGGTCAAGTTCTTAATATGGACGATGAGTGTAATCCTAATATTGTGCTTGGTATTGTTGATTTATCCCCTAATCAATTACTGAACGAACCTCTGAAGTTTCGTATGGTTGATTCCCAAAAAGGAGAAATTGTGCCTTTTGATTTAGATGGAATTCAAAACATAAACCTCACAAAAAGAGAGATTGAGATACTTAAAATGGTTAACTCCGGAATGATCAGCAAGGAGATTTCTGACAAACTGTTCATTAGTATTCATACAGTGAATGGACATAGACAGAATATTCTTTCAAAGATGAATGCTGACAATATTCTTGAAGCTATAAATTATGCAAGAAATATGGGACTTATGGAATAATTTTATGCTATCAAAATCTTGTTTTTCTATTTTATTTTTAAAGCATTGTTATTTATAATTTTGAATCACCCTTTATAAATTCCAGAAACTTATCAATCTCTTTTTGAGGAGCAGTATTAAATGAAACTTTTCCTTTAACAGGTTTTCTTGCGTAATCTATTCCAATATTAATTCTTTTGGATACTTTGTTTATACTGAATTTAAGAAACGACATAACATCTTTGTTTGTATTGTTTTTCCTGACTAATAATAAATTGAAATCATTTGTTACGATATTGAATAAATTGTCAACTTCTATATTGCCTGTTTTAGGTTTAATGTTTCGGTTGGCACTATAATACCATTCGTGATAAATACCCATACAGTCGTCATATTTTATATAAACATGGCATCCGTCACTGCAATAAGAGAAATATCCCTGATTCCCATTTGGGCAAGGCCAGGCGTATGATACCGACTGAATTGTATTGCAAGGAACATCAGCATTTACATTTTTCGGAATAGAAAACAGGAAAAGTGCAATCAATAATAGTGAAGCAGCTTTATCCCAAATAGGAAAATGATTGAATTTAATATTCGTTTTCATATTATTATTTTTTAGGTGTTTACTTTGGAACAAATGCAAATATGTTTTGTTTAAAAAATCTTTCTTGAAAGCGTAATGATTCTTTTTTATATTGCTACTGTTAAAGTAAAACATATCTTTGCATGCAAAAAAATAGTCAATGAAAAACTTACAAAAGATAATCTTTCTGGGAATAGGACTTTCTCTACTATCAACTTCTGTAAATGCACAGGAAAAAGAGTTTATCCCGATGGTAAACATTCCTGCAGGAAGTTTTTATATGGGAGGAGCTGCTCTTGGAGAAAACTTCGACGAAGCGCCGATACACAAAGTTATTATTTCTAATCCCTTCCGGATTGGAAAAACAGAAATTACTAATGCGCAGTATGAAGAGTTTTGTCCCGAACATAAAGCTTTACGAGGAAAAAGAGGTCTGTCTAAAGGCGATGACGAAGCAGTAATCTTTGTAAGCTACAATGATGCTGTGGATTTTTGCAAATGGCTGAGTAAGAAGGAAGGTAAAGCTTATAGGTTGCCAACCGAAGCAGAGTGGGAGTATGCCTGCCGGGCAGGAAGCTATTATCCATTCAGTATGGGGGATGGACTGCCGGCTGTTTTCCAGAAAGATCAGAGAATTGTGAGAGATTATCAGTCTGTTTCACTAAAAGTGGGACAAACACCACCGAATGCATTCGGCATTTATGATATGCATGGAAACGTAGAAGAGTGGTGCATGGATTGGTATGGTCCTTATATTTCAGATGCTCAAACTAATCCTGTAGGACAGAGCAGGGGAGAGTTCAGGGTTACAA
Proteins encoded in this window:
- a CDS encoding aspartate kinase, translated to MKVLKFGGTSVGSAERMKEVAKLITDGEKKIVVLSAMSGTTNTLVEISDYLYKKNPDGANEIINNLERKYKQHVDELYSTAEYKQKGLEIIKSHFDYIRSYTKDLFTLFEEKVVLAQGELISTAMVNNYLCECGVKSVLLPALEYMRTDKNAEPDPLYIKEKLQIQLELYPDADIYITQGFICRNAYGEIDNLQRGGSDYTASLIGAAIDASEIQIWTDIDGLHNNDPRVVDKTAPVRQLHFEEAAELAYFGAKILHPTCVQPAKYANIPVRLLNTMEPSAPGTLISNETEKNKIKAVAAKDNITAIKVKSSRMLLAHGFLRKVFEIFESYQTSIDMVCTSEVGVSVSIDNIKHLPEILDDLKKYGTVTVDKDMCIVCVVGDLEWENVGFEATALDAMSNIPVRMISFGGSNHNISFLIRESDKKEALQSLSNVLFNNK
- the lysA gene encoding diaminopimelate decarboxylase, whose amino-acid sequence is MKGTFPIDKFREMETPFYFYDTKVLRDTLNCVNNEAKKYGNYIVHYAVKANANPKVLSIIRENYLGADCVSGGEIRAAIKAGFPASKIVFAGVGKADWEINLGLDYGIFCFNVESIPELEVINELAGAKGKIASIALRINPNVGAHTHANITTGLKENKFGINLEDLDNVLDAVNALPNVKLLGLHFHIGSQILDMGDFVGLCNRVNEIQEHMYQRRIIVEHINVGGGLGIDYQHPNRQSIPDFAAYFATFHKHLKLRPSQSLHFELGRSVVGQCGSLISKVLYVKQGANKQFAILDGGMTDLIRPALYQAYHKIENITSEEPMEKYDVVGPICESSDVFGKALDINKVKRGDLFALRSAGAYGEIMASGYNCRALPQGYTSDELI
- a CDS encoding glycosyltransferase codes for the protein MDLFTFNIVEIILLASIGILLIIQIIYYFSLYNQLHVHNKAVNAGDLIYEADLPPISVIISARNESENLRKYLPSILEQDYPNFEVIVINDGSTDESEDVLTILEEQYTNLYHTFTPDGARYISRKKLALTVGIKASKYDWLVFTDADCRPASKEWLRLMARNFTPHTEIVLGYSGYEQNNGWFYRKASFTNLFMSMRFLGFALIDKPYMGIGRNMAYRKELFFKNKGFSSHLNLQRGDDDLFINEVATPYNTKVETSPGSVIRMEPSYGYKSWKEEKVSYLATSHFFHGAQRYLLGFETTSRLLFIATVVGTIAIGIIDKQWVVLGLAILVYILRYIMQIVIINKTATDLEERKYYLTLPIFDIVQPLDVLKFKLFRTIRGKGDYMRR
- a CDS encoding ABC transporter permease, whose product is MNLSLFIARRIYSGKEVQKQVSKPAVRIATIGIAIGLAVMIISVGVVIGFKNEIKSKVVGFGSHIQVSNFDSSLSYETRPVVTNDSLIKVLSSIPGIKHVQRYSTKPGMIKTDNAFQGMVLKGVGQEFDPTFFRHNLVEGEVPAFSDSASSNEVLISKSLANKLNLKLGDKIYTYYIQSEVRARRFTIKGIYQTNFSEYDNLFLLTDIRTVNHLNQWEPEQATGMELQITDYDQLDKVAYNVYQHVDKEVDKYGGVYYTQTIEQLNPSVFAWLSLLDMNVWVILILMVGVAGFTMISGLLIIILERTNMIGILKALGAKNFSIREIFLYFSVFLIGKGMLWGNIVGLLFCFVQSKFHLFRLEPETYYIDHVPVEFNVWLFLLINAGTFIASVLMLVGPSYLISKINPAKSIQFE
- a CDS encoding acyltransferase family protein, yielding MKQYDYITLSKAIGIILVVVGHFTSTVYMPAYYSEIKNLIFSFHMPLFMILSGFLFQMSMSRKPDGISLLPFLKKKFIRLMVPYFFISAAIALLNFGLGLFMPVKRVVDWRYLLEILYTNVGGSAVFLWFMYTLFVVFLISALCMKLKGGITILGILSVILYFIPLPQIFYLSFVHSFIIYFWAGIILFLLTDKEKLRPSLAHSIFAIIILTLAYGRRDFVDTENLKQFLNLICGLSGSYMVICIAHEIQKSSNNWLMSLGKYSAYIYLLHMAGVYSVRMVYEKMGLFTPVTYSIALALAVIAGLVLPVILTKYVINKNKSLTFLMGGN